One window of the Clostridium sp. MB40-C1 genome contains the following:
- the rpmE gene encoding 50S ribosomal protein L31 — protein sequence MKEGLHPEYYHDAVVKCACGNTFTTGSTKKELKVDVCSQCHPFYTGKQKMLDTGGRVEKFMKKYNLKK from the coding sequence ATGAAGGAAGGTTTACATCCAGAATATTACCATGATGCAGTAGTTAAATGCGCATGTGGAAATACTTTCACTACAGGTTCTACTAAAAAAGAACTTAAAGTCGATGTATGCTCTCAATGCCACCCATTCTATACAGGAAAGCAAAAAATGTTAGATACAGGCGGAAGAGTAGAAAAATTCATGAAGAAATACAACTTAAAGAAATAA
- a CDS encoding CTP synthase — protein MSNNTKYVFVTGGVVSSLGKGITAASLGRLLKNRGLKVSIQKFDPYLNVDPGTMSPYQHGEVFVTDDGAETDLDLGHYERFIDENLSKSSNVTTGKVYWSVLSKERRGDYLGGTVQVIPHITNELKDRVYRVSKEKDIDVVITEIGGTVGDIESLPFLEAIRQIKYEVGRENVCFIHVTLVPYLGKAGELKTKPTQHSVKELRSIGIQPDILVCRAEKPLPQDVKEKIGLFCNISANEVIQNLDAENLYEIPLKLHEEGLDILVCEKLNLGCKEIDNYEWSELVHRIKNINNNVTIGLVGKYVELHDAYISVVESLNHGGFANDSNVKIKWINSEDINCDNVDIYLKDVDGILVPGGFGDRGVEGKIESIKYARVNKIPFFGICLGMQCSVIEYARNILGYNDAHSSELDEKTLHPVIDLMPEQKDIDEKGGTMRLGIYPCKLEKDSNAFKAYGQPIIYERHRHRYEFNNEYRTQLLEAGLSITGVSPDERLVEIVEVKDHPWFVATQYHPEFKSRPNRPHPLFRDFIKAALKNAK, from the coding sequence TTGAGCAATAATACTAAATATGTTTTTGTAACCGGTGGAGTTGTTTCTTCGTTAGGTAAGGGAATAACAGCAGCTTCTTTAGGAAGATTATTAAAAAATAGAGGACTTAAGGTGTCAATTCAAAAATTTGATCCATATTTAAATGTTGATCCAGGAACGATGAGTCCATATCAACATGGAGAAGTTTTTGTTACAGATGATGGTGCAGAGACAGATTTGGATTTAGGACACTATGAGAGATTTATAGACGAGAATTTAAGCAAAAGTAGTAATGTGACAACAGGGAAGGTTTATTGGTCAGTTTTATCTAAAGAAAGAAGAGGAGATTACCTAGGAGGAACGGTACAAGTAATTCCTCATATAACTAATGAATTGAAAGATAGGGTTTATAGAGTTTCTAAAGAAAAAGATATAGATGTTGTTATTACTGAAATTGGCGGAACTGTTGGGGATATAGAATCATTACCATTCTTAGAAGCTATAAGACAAATAAAATATGAAGTTGGTCGTGAAAATGTTTGTTTTATTCATGTTACTTTAGTACCTTATTTAGGAAAAGCTGGGGAACTTAAAACAAAACCAACTCAACATTCGGTAAAAGAGCTGAGAAGTATAGGAATTCAGCCAGATATACTAGTTTGTCGTGCTGAAAAGCCATTACCACAGGATGTTAAAGAAAAGATAGGATTATTTTGTAATATTAGTGCCAATGAAGTTATACAAAATTTAGATGCTGAAAATTTATATGAAATCCCATTAAAACTACATGAGGAAGGATTAGACATTTTAGTTTGTGAAAAATTAAATTTGGGATGTAAAGAAATAGATAATTATGAGTGGTCTGAATTAGTACATAGAATCAAAAATATAAATAACAATGTAACAATAGGGCTTGTTGGAAAATATGTTGAACTTCATGATGCATATATATCAGTAGTTGAATCATTAAATCATGGAGGGTTTGCCAATGATTCAAATGTTAAAATTAAATGGATTAACTCAGAAGATATAAATTGTGATAATGTAGATATATATTTAAAAGATGTAGATGGAATATTAGTTCCAGGAGGGTTTGGAGATAGAGGTGTTGAAGGAAAGATAGAATCTATAAAATATGCTAGAGTTAATAAAATACCTTTCTTTGGAATATGTCTTGGAATGCAGTGCTCGGTAATTGAATATGCTAGAAATATATTAGGATATAATGATGCTCATAGTTCAGAACTAGATGAAAAAACGTTACATCCAGTAATAGATTTAATGCCAGAACAAAAAGATATTGATGAAAAAGGTGGAACAATGAGGCTTGGGATTTACCCTTGTAAGTTAGAAAAAGATTCTAATGCATTTAAAGCCTACGGACAACCAATTATATATGAAAGACATAGACACAGGTATGAATTTAATAATGAATATAGAACACAGCTATTAGAAGCTGGACTTAGTATAACAGGAGTAAGTCCTGATGAGAGATTAGTAGAAATAGTAGAAGTTAAAGATCATCCTTGGTTTGTTGCTACACAATATCATCCGGAATTTAAATCAAGGCCAAATAGGCCACATCCTTTATTTAGAGATTTTATAAAGGCAGCATTAAAGAACGCAAAATAA
- the rho gene encoding transcription termination factor Rho encodes MANKDLESMTVVELKRIAKELDIKGSSKLKKAELIQQIMEKYPKSINKDGIMLTEKISPKILHKEVKSNVSQEEPENNTEEKEKNLKTMINDSETAKGVLEIIENNNYGFLRGENYLTGPKDIYVSPSQIRRFNLKTGDEVEGKVRTAKEGEKFQALLYVQKINGENPEKAVRRKKFETLTPIYPTQRIRLETDQLDLSSRLMDIISPIGKGQRGIIVAPPKAGKTTLLKKVAHSIEKNHPESKLIVLLIDERPEEVTDMQRSINGEVIYSTFDEEPEHHTKVAYMVLERAKRMVEQGQDVIVLLDSLTRLARAYNLTINPTGRTLSGGLDPGALIMPKKFFGAARNIEEGGSLTILATALVDTGSRMDDMIFEEFKGTGNMEVHLNRKLEERRIFPAIDIYKSGTRREDLLLSKEELEASFRIRKVLYNEGNVANVTEKLITLMNKTKNNREFLDLFSKEKWER; translated from the coding sequence TTGGCTAATAAAGACTTAGAGAGCATGACGGTTGTCGAGCTGAAGCGGATAGCTAAAGAGCTTGATATTAAAGGTAGCTCTAAACTTAAAAAAGCAGAATTAATTCAACAAATAATGGAAAAATATCCCAAATCTATAAATAAAGACGGTATTATGTTAACAGAAAAAATCAGTCCTAAAATTCTACATAAAGAAGTTAAAAGTAATGTATCTCAAGAGGAACCAGAAAATAATACTGAAGAGAAAGAAAAAAATTTGAAAACTATGATAAATGATTCTGAAACGGCGAAAGGTGTTTTAGAAATAATAGAGAATAATAATTATGGTTTTTTGAGAGGTGAAAATTATTTAACGGGACCTAAGGATATTTACGTTTCTCCTTCTCAGATAAGAAGATTTAACCTAAAAACAGGGGATGAAGTGGAAGGTAAAGTAAGAACAGCTAAAGAGGGAGAAAAGTTTCAAGCTCTTTTATATGTTCAAAAAATAAATGGAGAAAATCCTGAGAAGGCTGTAAGAAGAAAAAAATTTGAAACTTTAACTCCTATCTATCCAACACAAAGGATTAGATTAGAAACTGATCAATTAGACTTATCTTCAAGATTGATGGATATAATTTCACCAATAGGTAAGGGACAGAGAGGTATAATAGTTGCTCCACCTAAAGCTGGTAAAACTACACTTCTTAAAAAAGTAGCACATAGTATAGAAAAAAATCACCCAGAATCAAAATTAATAGTATTATTAATAGATGAACGACCTGAAGAAGTAACAGATATGCAAAGGTCTATTAATGGCGAAGTTATATACTCAACTTTTGATGAAGAGCCAGAACACCATACTAAAGTTGCATACATGGTTTTAGAAAGAGCTAAAAGAATGGTTGAACAAGGTCAAGATGTAATAGTATTGTTAGATAGTTTAACAAGATTAGCAAGAGCATATAATTTAACTATTAATCCTACAGGAAGAACTTTATCTGGAGGGCTTGATCCAGGAGCGTTAATAATGCCTAAAAAGTTTTTTGGAGCAGCAAGAAATATTGAAGAAGGCGGAAGTCTTACTATATTAGCAACTGCATTAGTGGATACTGGAAGTAGAATGGATGACATGATTTTTGAAGAATTTAAAGGAACAGGAAACATGGAAGTTCATTTAAATAGAAAACTTGAAGAAAGAAGAATCTTCCCAGCTATAGATATATATAAATCTGGAACAAGAAGAGAAGATTTATTACTTTCAAAAGAAGAGTTAGAGGCTTCATTTAGAATAAGAAAAGTATTGTACAATGAAGGAAATGTGGCTAATGTAACTGAAAAATTAATCACATTAATGAATAAAACAAAGAATAATAGAGAGTTTTTAGATTTATTTAGTAAAGAAAAATGGGAAAGATAA
- a CDS encoding ribose-5-phosphate isomerase, producing the protein MYQMDKYEKIIDIICAMKGIEKEELYKILQDRDYKYLLFLLLKKYNCDNPNKINKDFFINNKRIIRYNIKKGEEKFMINKEFREIYFEIKNKLEKIN; encoded by the coding sequence ATGTACCAAATGGACAAATATGAAAAAATAATAGATATAATATGTGCTATGAAAGGAATAGAAAAAGAAGAATTATATAAAATATTACAAGATAGAGATTATAAGTACCTTTTATTTTTACTTTTAAAAAAATATAATTGTGATAATCCTAATAAAATAAATAAAGATTTTTTTATAAATAATAAAAGAATTATTAGGTATAATATAAAAAAAGGTGAGGAAAAGTTCATGATAAATAAGGAGTTTAGAGAAATTTATTTTGAAATTAAGAATAAACTTGAGAAGATAAATTAA
- the prfA gene encoding peptide chain release factor 1, whose translation MLDKLEFIGNKYEELSIKISDPSVMANQNEWRKLCKEHADLEVIVNKYREYKKALDDLETDKEMIQEENDPELKEMIREEIKELEEAQMKYEEELKILMLPKDPNDDKNVFIEIRAGAGGEEAALFASNLFRMYTRYAERHGWKSEFISSNETDIGGFKEVVFMLRGDAAYSKMKFESGVHRVQRVPDTESSGRIHTSTATVAVLPEVDDVEVEIDSNDVRIDVFRASGHGGQCVNTTDSAVRITHIPTGLVVSCQDEKSQLKNKEKAMKVLKARLYERAEAERHAGIAADRKNQVGTGDRSERIRTYNYPQGRVTEHRIGITLYKLDSFLDGDMDEIIDGLITVEQAEKMKAMGNNGEI comes from the coding sequence ATGTTAGATAAGCTAGAATTTATAGGAAATAAATACGAAGAATTATCTATAAAAATTAGTGACCCGTCAGTTATGGCTAATCAAAATGAGTGGAGAAAATTATGTAAAGAACATGCTGATTTAGAGGTTATAGTTAATAAATATAGAGAATATAAAAAAGCGTTAGATGATTTAGAAACTGATAAGGAAATGATTCAAGAAGAGAATGATCCAGAGTTAAAAGAAATGATTCGTGAAGAAATAAAAGAACTTGAAGAAGCGCAGATGAAATATGAGGAAGAGTTAAAGATATTAATGCTTCCTAAAGATCCTAATGACGATAAGAATGTTTTTATTGAAATAAGAGCAGGTGCTGGTGGAGAAGAAGCAGCATTGTTTGCATCAAATCTTTTTAGAATGTATACAAGATATGCTGAACGTCATGGATGGAAAAGTGAATTTATAAGTTCTAATGAAACTGATATTGGCGGATTTAAAGAAGTGGTATTCATGCTTAGAGGTGATGCTGCATATAGTAAAATGAAATTTGAAAGTGGAGTTCATAGAGTGCAAAGAGTTCCAGATACTGAATCAAGCGGAAGGATACATACTTCTACTGCAACAGTTGCTGTGCTTCCAGAAGTTGATGATGTTGAAGTAGAAATAGATTCAAACGATGTAAGAATAGATGTATTTAGAGCATCTGGACACGGAGGACAATGTGTAAATACTACAGACTCTGCGGTTAGAATTACTCACATTCCAACAGGATTGGTAGTGTCATGTCAAGATGAAAAATCTCAACTTAAGAATAAAGAAAAAGCAATGAAAGTGTTAAAAGCTAGATTATATGAAAGAGCAGAAGCTGAAAGACATGCAGGAATAGCTGCTGATAGAAAGAACCAAGTTGGTACAGGAGATAGAAGTGAAAGAATAAGAACATATAATTACCCACAAGGAAGAGTAACTGAACATAGAATAGGAATTACCTTATATAAACTAGATTCGTTTCTTGATGGAGATATGGATGAAATTATAGATGGTTTAATAACGGTGGAACAAGCAGAAAAAATGAAAGCTATGGGAAATAACGGAGAAATATAA
- a CDS encoding DUF1934 domain-containing protein, protein MGKKAIISVGSKQIGNEDEAIEIVTQGEFYEKENCYYAVYEESELSGMEGTTTTLRIKPNEFSLIRMGTTNAKMKFKHNVKNVSMYDTPYGTLELYIDTKKLNIDVNENGGKVYIDYDMSLEGEKSLKTILNIDIKMK, encoded by the coding sequence ATGGGTAAGAAAGCTATTATATCTGTTGGGAGCAAACAGATAGGAAATGAAGATGAGGCTATAGAAATTGTTACTCAAGGCGAGTTTTATGAAAAAGAGAATTGTTACTATGCAGTTTATGAAGAATCTGAATTATCTGGAATGGAGGGTACTACCACTACTCTTAGAATTAAACCTAATGAGTTTTCTTTGATTAGAATGGGTACTACTAATGCTAAGATGAAGTTTAAACATAATGTCAAAAATGTATCCATGTATGATACTCCTTATGGTACCTTAGAATTATATATAGACACTAAAAAACTTAATATAGATGTAAATGAAAATGGAGGTAAGGTTTATATAGATTATGATATGAGTTTAGAAGGTGAAAAATCTCTAAAAACAATATTGAATATCGATATAAAAATGAAATAA
- a CDS encoding tRNA 4-thiouridine(8) synthase ThiI — MTRALALISGGLDSILASKLIKDQGIDVIGICFKSHFFGSKNAEEMTKQIGIPLQVVDFSDEHLEVVKNPKHGHGKNMNPCIDCHAMMMREAGNLLEKFNADFIITGEVLNQRPMSQNKSSLNVVKKESGIGEKILRPLCAKVLPPTEMELNGLVDREKLLGISGRSRKIQMELAEKWDIKDYPSPAGGCKLTEPNYSIRLRELLEHVETPVPRELELLRFGRHFRVTKECKIISSRTALEADEIKKLLTPEDTGFLVKDFRGSMVVIIGKPLEEDIKFASKVAGRYSKGKDEEEIKVMYGNYTKPYDKFLHVKPANDDEIDKYIIA; from the coding sequence ATGACAAGAGCGTTAGCGTTGATATCAGGAGGGTTAGATAGCATATTAGCTTCTAAACTTATAAAAGATCAGGGTATAGATGTAATAGGAATATGTTTTAAATCGCATTTTTTTGGTAGTAAAAATGCGGAAGAGATGACTAAACAGATAGGTATTCCTTTACAAGTTGTGGATTTCTCTGATGAGCATTTAGAGGTTGTTAAAAATCCAAAGCACGGTCATGGTAAAAATATGAATCCATGTATAGATTGTCATGCTATGATGATGAGGGAAGCGGGGAATCTTTTGGAGAAATTCAATGCTGATTTTATTATAACTGGTGAGGTTTTAAATCAGAGGCCTATGTCTCAAAATAAATCTTCCTTAAATGTTGTAAAAAAAGAATCTGGTATTGGAGAAAAGATTTTAAGACCTTTGTGTGCAAAGGTCTTGCCTCCAACAGAAATGGAATTAAATGGTCTAGTAGATAGAGAGAAGCTTCTTGGGATATCAGGTAGGAGTAGAAAAATTCAAATGGAACTTGCTGAAAAATGGGACATAAAAGATTATCCATCACCAGCGGGAGGATGTAAATTGACAGAACCAAACTATTCTATAAGGTTGAGAGAACTTTTAGAACATGTTGAAACTCCAGTACCTAGAGAACTTGAATTATTAAGATTCGGAAGACATTTTAGAGTTACAAAAGAATGTAAAATAATATCGTCAAGAACGGCGTTGGAAGCGGATGAAATTAAAAAGCTTCTAACACCTGAAGATACTGGATTTTTAGTAAAAGATTTTAGAGGTTCCATGGTGGTTATAATAGGAAAACCATTAGAAGAAGATATAAAGTTTGCTTCTAAGGTTGCAGGACGATATTCTAAGGGAAAAGATGAAGAAGAGATAAAAGTTATGTATGGAAACTATACTAAGCCATATGATAAATTTTTACATGTAAAGCCGGCGAATGATGATGAAATAGATAAGTATATTATAGCGTAG
- the prmC gene encoding peptide chain release factor N(5)-glutamine methyltransferase yields MEAYNILKSVNIDTYMLDSQLLLQKVLEKDKLYIILNRDIEVDKDKVDKYFSLIGMRKNKMPVKYILGQCEFMGIEFNIKEGVLIPRGDTEVLVEMAIENIKENGYTEICDVCCGSGAIGVSVGKILNNTKICCYDISEIAYDVTLENINKFNLGKRVEVYKSDLLTQAIQEKRKFDFILSNPPYIKKDVIPTLMDDVKNYEPYIALCGGENGLDFYVRIVEQSLKVLKKGGMIGFEIGHDQREPVEKILINNGFEKIIWQKDLAGLDRVIMAKLKVK; encoded by the coding sequence ATGGAGGCTTATAATATTTTAAAGTCTGTAAATATAGATACTTATATGTTAGATTCCCAGCTTTTGCTTCAAAAAGTTTTGGAAAAAGATAAATTATATATAATTTTAAATAGAGACATTGAGGTTGACAAAGATAAAGTAGATAAGTATTTTAGTTTGATAGGTATGCGAAAGAATAAGATGCCTGTAAAATATATATTAGGACAGTGTGAATTTATGGGGATAGAATTTAATATAAAAGAAGGAGTTCTTATACCAAGAGGAGACACTGAGGTTCTAGTAGAAATGGCTATAGAGAATATAAAAGAAAATGGATATACAGAAATATGTGATGTTTGTTGCGGGAGTGGAGCTATTGGAGTTTCTGTAGGAAAAATTTTAAATAATACAAAAATATGTTGTTATGATATATCTGAGATAGCTTATGATGTTACTTTAGAGAATATTAACAAGTTTAACCTTGGGAAAAGAGTTGAAGTTTATAAAAGTGATTTATTAACACAGGCTATACAAGAAAAAAGGAAATTTGATTTTATATTGTCTAATCCGCCTTACATAAAGAAAGATGTAATTCCAACTCTTATGGATGATGTTAAGAATTATGAACCATATATAGCTCTTTGTGGTGGAGAAAATGGTTTGGATTTTTATGTAAGGATTGTAGAGCAAAGTTTGAAGGTTTTAAAAAAAGGTGGAATGATCGGTTTTGAAATAGGTCATGATCAAAGAGAGCCAGTTGAAAAAATTTTAATTAATAATGGCTTTGAAAAAATAATATGGCAGAAGGATTTAGCGGGACTTGATAGAGTTATTATGGCAAAATTAAAAGTTAAATAG
- a CDS encoding DUF1385 domain-containing protein, translating to MKKNCSVGGQAVIEGVMMRGSKGTATAVRKSNGEIEVNLEENIPLSKKNKFFSLPIIRGFINLIDSLIIGIKTLNYSASFFEDDDDVETSKFDEFIEGIFKDKTNDVVMGFSLMLSLMFSVLLFFILPTFVANALKKISIYNSLMLNIFEGIIRVSIFLIYIYLIGRMEDIKRVFQYHGAEHKTIFCYERDMELIPRNAQKQERLHPRCGTNFLFLVMIVSIILFSLTPWNSIGERVLYRVVLLPIVSGVTYEIIKWMGKNSGKCSKILSYPGLKLQNLTTEEPDLQQLEVAIISLKVAEGIETVESIKDKLNYKDSEDRNILDKDLNLEI from the coding sequence ATGAAAAAAAATTGTTCTGTAGGCGGGCAAGCTGTAATTGAGGGAGTAATGATGAGAGGAAGTAAAGGGACTGCTACTGCAGTAAGAAAATCTAATGGAGAAATAGAGGTCAATTTAGAAGAAAATATTCCTCTTTCTAAGAAGAATAAATTTTTTTCTCTTCCTATAATAAGAGGTTTCATAAATTTGATTGATTCTCTAATAATAGGAATTAAAACATTGAATTATTCTGCTTCATTTTTTGAGGACGATGATGATGTGGAAACATCTAAATTTGATGAATTTATTGAAGGCATATTCAAAGACAAGACTAATGATGTTGTAATGGGTTTTTCTCTTATGCTATCTTTGATGTTTTCAGTTCTTCTATTTTTTATTCTTCCAACATTTGTAGCTAATGCTCTTAAAAAAATAAGTATATATAACAGTTTAATGTTAAATATTTTTGAAGGCATTATAAGAGTAAGTATATTTTTAATATATATCTATCTTATAGGTAGAATGGAAGATATAAAAAGAGTGTTTCAATATCATGGCGCTGAACACAAAACTATATTTTGTTATGAAAGAGATATGGAGCTGATTCCTAGAAATGCTCAAAAACAGGAGAGATTGCATCCAAGGTGTGGTACTAATTTTTTATTTTTAGTTATGATAGTTAGTATAATATTATTTTCATTAACTCCATGGAATTCTATAGGAGAAAGAGTTTTGTATAGGGTAGTCCTTTTGCCTATTGTTTCAGGTGTTACCTATGAGATTATAAAATGGATGGGGAAAAATTCTGGTAAGTGTTCTAAAATATTATCTTATCCGGGACTAAAGTTACAAAATCTTACTACTGAAGAACCTGATTTACAGCAGCTAGAGGTAGCTATAATATCTTTGAAAGTGGCAGAGGGTATAGAAACAGTAGAAAGTATAAAAGATAAATTAAATTATAAGGATAGTGAAGATAGAAACATTTTAGATAAAGATTTAAACCTGGAAATTTAA
- a CDS encoding ZIP family metal transporter produces the protein MVNKFIIIATIAGLFSLSGTMIGASIGIISKNPSQKMLGNINAFASGLMLSVVMFDLIPEAFTKINFFSAIIFSFIGILIIVFIDVISSSKGKFHTNHSKVAFMAAIGLMIHNFPEGIIMGAGFVASGNLGIKMSLLIAIHDIPEGIAVSAPLMVAKVKRFKILGYAFITALPTVIGGWIGVLIGNVSSELLGACLSIASGIMLYVIFGEMLPEALNLEKGRGITFSIFIGIILGLVITILL, from the coding sequence TTGGTTAATAAATTTATTATTATAGCAACTATAGCAGGATTATTTTCTTTATCTGGTACTATGATAGGTGCTTCTATAGGCATAATTAGTAAAAATCCATCGCAAAAGATGTTAGGAAATATAAATGCTTTTGCATCAGGCCTTATGTTATCAGTAGTTATGTTTGATTTGATACCTGAAGCATTTACAAAAATCAATTTTTTTAGTGCGATTATTTTTTCTTTTATTGGTATATTAATAATTGTATTTATTGATGTTATAAGTTCTTCAAAGGGAAAATTTCACACTAATCATAGCAAAGTTGCTTTTATGGCGGCTATAGGTCTTATGATTCATAATTTTCCTGAAGGAATTATAATGGGAGCAGGCTTTGTTGCTAGTGGAAATCTTGGAATTAAGATGAGTTTGCTTATAGCAATTCATGATATCCCAGAGGGTATTGCTGTATCTGCTCCATTAATGGTAGCAAAAGTGAAACGGTTTAAAATATTAGGTTATGCATTTATAACAGCCCTTCCGACTGTTATAGGGGGATGGATTGGTGTTCTTATAGGTAATGTGTCCTCTGAACTTTTAGGAGCATGTCTTAGTATAGCTTCCGGAATAATGCTTTATGTAATTTTCGGTGAAATGCTTCCAGAGGCATTAAATTTAGAAAAAGGAAGAGGAATAACATTTAGTATTTTTATTGGTATAATATTGGGGCTTGTAATTACTATTTTATTATAA
- a CDS encoding L-threonylcarbamoyladenylate synthase, translating to MNTKIELLDKENPSIEVMKEAGATIRNGGLVAFPTETVYGLGANALDSEAVKKIFIAKGRPQDNPLIIHVADFNIGKFVSEIPDIAKKLMEKFWPGPLTIIMNKTEVIPYVTSAGLDSVGVRMPSNSVARELIREAGVPIAAPSANISGRPSPTDIETCVEDLNDKIEYIIGGERCNVGLESTIVDCTVDPPCVLRPGGITLEMLREVDNRIYIDPAIMKKPDKDFKPKAPGMKYRHYAPKAPVKIIDGDLNKSIAKIKEMVQNYIDNNMKVGVMATNETLNEYSNALVKSLGSRKDLYSIGKNLFKVLREFDDENVDIILSESFEEKGMGIAVMNRLKKAAGFDITKV from the coding sequence ATGAATACAAAAATCGAATTATTAGATAAAGAAAATCCGAGTATTGAAGTAATGAAGGAAGCTGGGGCAACAATACGAAATGGTGGGCTTGTTGCGTTTCCAACAGAAACAGTATATGGCCTTGGAGCCAATGCGTTAGACTCAGAAGCTGTAAAAAAAATATTTATAGCTAAAGGTAGGCCACAAGATAATCCACTTATTATTCATGTAGCTGATTTTAATATTGGAAAATTTGTATCAGAAATACCTGATATAGCTAAAAAACTTATGGAAAAATTTTGGCCAGGACCATTAACTATAATAATGAATAAAACTGAGGTTATTCCTTATGTAACTAGTGCGGGTCTTGATAGTGTAGGGGTAAGAATGCCTTCTAATAGTGTAGCTAGAGAGCTTATAAGAGAAGCTGGGGTTCCTATAGCAGCTCCTTCTGCTAATATATCAGGAAGACCTAGTCCAACAGATATAGAAACTTGTGTTGAAGATTTGAATGATAAAATTGAATATATAATTGGTGGGGAGAGGTGTAATGTAGGACTTGAATCTACAATTGTAGATTGTACTGTAGATCCACCTTGTGTTTTAAGGCCAGGTGGCATTACTCTTGAAATGTTAAGAGAAGTAGATAATAGGATATACATAGATCCTGCAATTATGAAAAAGCCTGATAAAGATTTTAAGCCTAAAGCACCAGGAATGAAGTATAGACATTATGCACCTAAGGCTCCTGTTAAAATTATTGATGGAGATTTGAATAAAAGTATTGCAAAAATAAAAGAAATGGTGCAAAATTATATAGACAATAATATGAAGGTTGGAGTTATGGCAACAAATGAAACTTTAAATGAGTATTCTAATGCTTTAGTTAAATCTTTAGGAAGTAGAAAAGATTTATACAGTATAGGAAAGAATTTATTTAAAGTCTTAAGGGAATTTGACGATGAGAATGTGGATATAATATTGTCTGAGTCGTTTGAAGAAAAAGGAATGGGAATAGCTGTTATGAATAGACTAAAAAAAGCAGCTGGATTTGATATAACAAAAGTTTGA
- a CDS encoding thymidine kinase translates to MSKLYFRYGAMNCGKTTSLLQVAHNYEERGMKAIIIKPKTDIKGGDTVVSRLGIIKKADMLVEKERDIYILVKDWVEENGKIDCILVDEVQFMKKEQIDQLFKIAVIMNIPTICYGLRTDFQMNGFEGSSRLLLLAHSIEELKTICTCGKKAILNGRRINGEFVFEGEQIAIDNQDNLEYQSLCASCYFKYKGKYKNKKK, encoded by the coding sequence ATGAGTAAATTATATTTTAGATATGGGGCTATGAATTGCGGTAAAACAACCAGTTTATTACAAGTTGCTCATAATTATGAAGAAAGGGGTATGAAGGCTATAATAATTAAACCAAAAACAGATATTAAGGGTGGAGATACAGTAGTTTCTAGACTTGGTATAATTAAAAAAGCAGACATGCTTGTAGAAAAAGAAAGAGATATTTATATATTGGTAAAAGATTGGGTTGAGGAGAATGGAAAAATAGATTGTATTTTAGTAGATGAAGTGCAATTTATGAAAAAAGAACAGATTGACCAGTTGTTTAAAATAGCGGTAATAATGAACATTCCTACAATTTGTTATGGACTTCGTACAGATTTTCAGATGAATGGCTTTGAAGGAAGTTCAAGGTTGTTACTTTTAGCTCACAGTATAGAGGAACTAAAGACTATTTGTACATGTGGTAAAAAAGCTATTTTAAATGGAAGAAGGATAAATGGAGAGTTTGTATTTGAGGGAGAACAAATCGCTATAGACAATCAAGATAATTTGGAATATCAATCTCTTTGCGCAAGTTGTTATTTTAAATATAAAGGGAAATATAAGAACAAAAAGAAATAG